From the Daucus carota subsp. sativus chromosome 8, DH1 v3.0, whole genome shotgun sequence genome, one window contains:
- the LOC135148511 gene encoding uncharacterized protein LOC135148511: MNELKRRIERKSREEGVSKLALKPEYWNIIFWKDLLKYWDTDEGHLHRSEVGAANRQRVERLHSAGARSFNRVRENMKKKLSKSPTKLEVWDECHTRIGSTPESRIYTTPAAMRIAERYASILDRMPVEVTQAGERDEPWDWWMEAMEVPQGERPKKNYVVGFPKARASDLIPTLATRYRDSTRGGAGSSSSAPTQNPVVPDSIFLPIVRNVLNETRANPLQFARRLSDEEITTFARTALEASDPAADPARRAEWNSLLGGEIVHIVGTLLEDVLQKMDARAQMATAQEGEKDYTDVDEETDENTDDEGEGEAGGEDGGEGGGEGGGEDGGDGGGESSDVSLTD; the protein is encoded by the exons ATGAATGAATTGAAGAGGAGGATCGAGAGGAAGTCAAGGGAGGAAGGGGTTTCGAAGTTGGCTTTGAAACCGGAATATTGGAATATCATTTTTTGGAAAGATCTTCTCAAGTATTGGGACACGGATGAAGGCCATTTGCATAGGTCGGAAGTTGGAGCTGCTAATCGGCAACGCGTGGAAAGGTTGCATAGCGCGGGTGCTCGCTCTTTCAACCGTGTGCGCGAG AACATGAAAAAGAAATTGTCTAAAAGTCCGACGAAGCTTGAGGTGTGGGATGAATGCCACACTAGGATCGGCTCCACTCCCGAGAGCCGAATATATACTACCCCCGCCGCTATGCGCATTGCG GAACGATATGCCTCCATTCTTGATCGTATGCCGGTGGAGGTTACTCAAGCGGGGGAGCGGGATGAGCCTTGGGATTGGTGGATGGAAGCAATGGAGGTTCCCCAAGGCGAGAGGCCAAAAAAGAATTACGTTGTGGGGTTCCCTAAAGCTCGAGCTAGTGATTTGATCCCAACACTAGCCACTCGCTATAGGGATTCCACCCGTGGCGGCGCCGGCTCATCCTCATCCGCTCCAACACAAAATCCGGTGGTTCCCGATTCCATATTCCTCCCGATTGTCCGCAATGTGCTCAATGAAACCCGTGCCAATCCTCTCCAATTTGCTCGTCGCCTATCGGATGAGGAGATAACAACATTTGCACGCACAGCCCTCGAGGCATCCGATCCAGCCGCTGACCCGGCTCGGAGGGCTGAATGGAATAGCCTTCTCGGCGGCGAGATTGTGCACATTGTAGGGACATTGCTCGAGGATGTCCTCCAAAAAATGGATGCTCGTGCTCAAATG GCAACTGCGCAAGAGGGAGAGAAAGATTACACGGATGTGGACGAGGAGACGGATGAAAACACGGATGATGAGGGTGAAGGCGAAGCCGGTGGCGAAGACGGCGGGGAAGGCGGTGGTGAAGGCGGTGGCGAAGATGGTGGCGACGGCGGTGGTGAATCATCCGATGTTTCATTGACCGATtag
- the LOC135148512 gene encoding uncharacterized protein LOC135148512, giving the protein MALKKCLEDGTNGEVGESPFTKRLEDEPKQRHIKHLNLNPFDGMGDPEEHLSYFNQLALHYEYRDLTKCRFFAATLRGSAQRWFSRVPARSIDTWADFKRAFLNRFRANQPQEVHTSYLQTIGQREGESLQSYINRFKEAVNKIICVNEIEALVHVKRGLDLYECEKYVVKLMEVQPTTLAKAYDLASQAVTEAESLAVLKRARAPPISNQKHYPRERHTPYQKPAEQIRVQTTHGPAISKNNNVSVKDRLGPAVGLRPEKRPEPNWTKFSMTRSALLRDIRNKPFYQAPPAMWANPEDRNKERHCEYHETHGHSTDSCLALKHFLERQVKAGNLNQYLPRDLPPSPPQDHRDGRNVVNPVFGGTVTPPAPGGPSVYAIAQGEVHSPIYFTHADYEGINPDHNEALVVSLLIAENEVKRILVDNGSSTDICFQHTWDRLRLSNAVLEPCLEETPLYGFGHNVVPIAGVAHLPVTFGSPPHQITKTIKFYIINAVSSYNMILGRPTLNALRAIPSTSHLKMKFPTPTGIGEIKGDSETSKRCYGIALVLAATEPGNIKRENTDKRKQEKRKKRVESLQRKNKRHREVQVIETHDPIHEEPPRMDAELKKCLLRDEQPVAKPAVATEQIQVSPTDPTRKVSIGAGLESVFKKELTNLLREYADVFAWSPKDMPGLDESVAMHKLSVDPKRAPKKQKRRNFAPDRQKAIDAEIDKLLDADLICEVSYPDWVANVVLVKKANGKWRMCVDYTDLNAACPKDPYPLPSIDQLIDATAGHLMLSFMDAFSGYNQIKMAPEDCEKTAFITHRGVYCYKVMPFGLINAGATYQCMMNKIFAPQLGRNMEVYVDDMIVKSMLQESHLADLRECFANLRQHNMKLNPDKCTFALEAGKFLGFLVSQRGIEANPEKIQAIIDMQPPKTIKDVQCLTGRLAALRRFISKLAERCLPFFDTLKGALKTKKLTWTDECQKAFEDLKQYLASAPLLTTASPSEPLSLCLSVSDKAVGAVLIKEVEATQRPVYYVSQTLKDAETRYPNTEKAALALVMASRKLRHYFQGREIRVITNQPLRKILHKPELSGRLINWAIELSQFHLTYVPRTAIKAQALADFVVECNFTQPEETTPESHTPIPVTEGWKLYVDGSATNNRCGAGAILISPDGFCIKQALQLNFKATNNQAEYEALLTGLDLALTLQLQNLIIYSDSQLVVRQTTGDYAVKDSTLARYQQQVQTRLSTFKSYQLHQINREDNSIADSLSKLLEGEYTTADGPVYFLSLPHPSIEPKEQFNITLDEDNWMTPLIAYIRHGTLPTDHSKARQVKAHAAKFFLQDNILYRRNFDSPILKCVDDDEATYCMREVHEGICGDHMAGKALTHKILRQGYYWPTMAKDCKAFVRACHQCQLFSNVPRTAPAVPVSILSPIPFAVWGIDIMGPFPKARGELQFVMVAIDYMTKWAEAKALRTITQEDAIRFVRNQIITRFGIPTTLIFDNRTQFVGKKFTTFLSDHGIKHKKASVCHPQSNGQVEVTNRIILRGLKKTLTESKKKWPEHLPQVLCSYRTTQKTSTGETPFKLAFGAEALAPVEIGSPSFRLQNFNINDSIEGMRTNLELLDEVRAEAVQKMELYKEKTRDFFGKRVRMRAFQVGDLVNRATEASDPRHTGKLMPKWEGPYKIAQIIRPGSYKLSRLDGTEVNNTWHAEKLKKYYQ; this is encoded by the coding sequence ATGGCCCTAAAAAAATGCCTTGAGGACGGCACCAACGGGGAGGTTGGAGAATCCCCTTTCACGAAAAGGCTAGAGGACGAACCAAAACAAAGGCATATCAAACATCTTAACCTGAACCCCTTTGACGGGATGGGAGACCCTGAGGAACACCTCAGCTACTTTAACCAACTAGCCCTACATTACGAATATCGTGACCTCACTAAGTGCCGTTTCTTCGCCGCTACCCTGAGGGGAAGCGCGCAACGATGGTTCAGCCGCGTCCCGGCCAGGAGCATAGACACGTGGGCAGACTTCAAGAGGGCGTTCTTAAACAGATTCCGGGCCAACCAACCGCAAGAGGTGCATACCTCCTACTTACAAACAATCGGACAAAGAGAAGGGGAATCACTACAAAGCTACATCAATCGCTTCAAGGAAGCGGTCAACAAGATTATCTGTGTAAACGAAATAGAGGCCCTTGTCCATGTGAAAAGGGGGTTGGACCTGTATGAGTGTGAAAAATACGTTGTCAAGTTGATGGAAGTACAACCCACGACCTTAGCCAAAGCATATGACCTGGCATCCCAGGCTGTCACGGAGGCCGAATCTCTAGCCGTGCTAAAGCGGGCACGCGCCCCGCCCATCAGCAATCAGAAGCACTACCCGCGTGAAAGACACACCCCCTATCAAAAACCCGCGGAACAGATACGGGTCCAAACCACGCATGGTCCCGCCATTAGCAAAAACAATAACGTGTCCGTGAAGGATCGTCTAGGCCCCGCGGTGGGTCTCCGACCCGAGAAACGCCCTGAGCCTAATTGGACTAAATTTAGCATGACTCGGTCGGCTCTGTTAAGAGACATTAGAAACAAGCCGTTTTACCAAGCACCGCCAGCCATGTGGGCCAACCCGGAGGATCGAAACAAAGAGCGTCACTGCGAATACCATGAGACACATGGACACTCTACGGACAGCTGCCTCGCACTCAAACATTTCCTGGAACGACAAGTCAAGGCGGGGAACCTAAACCAATACCTCCCCCGTGATTTACCGCCATCGCCGCCACAAGATCACCGAGATGGCCGCAATGTGGTTAATCCCGTATTCGGGGGCACCGTCACGCCACCTGCCCCGGGCGGACCTTCAGTGTATGCAATCGCCCAGGGAGAGGTGCACAGCCCCATATACTTCACACATGCAGACTACGAGGGTATCAACCCGGATCACAACGAAGCCCTCGTCGTATCCCTGTTAATAGCAGAAAATGAGGTAAAGAGAATCTTGGTAGATAATGGCTCCTCTACGGACATCTGTTTTCAGCATACCTGGGATCGCCTGCGTCTGAGCAACGCGGTCCTCGAACCTTGCCTTGAAGAGACACCTTTGTACGGTTTCGGGCACAATGTTGTGCCCATAGCAGGGGTAGCTCATCTGCCAGTCACCTTCGGTTCACCCCCTCACCAAATCACCaagacaataaaattttacataatcaacGCAGTCTCCTCATACAACATGATCCTTGGGAGGCCGACCCTAAATGCCCTCAGAGCGATCCCCTCAACATCGCACCTAAAAATGAAGTTCCCAACTCCCACAGGAATAGGCGAAATCAAAGGAGATTCTGAAACCTCAAAACGATGTTACGGAATAGCCCTTGTCCTGGCGGCCACCGAGCCTGGGAACATCAAGCGGGAAAACACCGACAAACGAAAGCAGGAAAAACGAAAGAAGCGCGTGGAGAGCCTCCAAAGGAAGAACAAGCGACACCGGGAGGTGCAAGTCATAGAAACACACGATCCCATACACGAAGAGCCCCCACGAATGGACGCCGAGCTCAAAAAGTGCTTATTACGGGACGAGCAACCTGTGGCAAAACCCGCTGTGGCAACGGAACAAATCCAGGTGTCCCCTACCGACCCCACGCGAAAAGTTAGCATTGGGGCCGGCTTGGAGTCAGTATTCAAAAAGGAGCTTACGAACCTGTTACGAGAGTACGCGGACGTCTTCGCATGGAGCCCCAAAGACATGCCCGGTCTCGACGAATCCGTGGCCATGCACAAGCTAAGCGTAGATCCCAAACGGGCCCCGAAAAAACAGAAGCGGCGCAACTTCGCGCCTGACCGCCAGAAAGCAATCGATGCAGAAATAGACAAACTGTTGGACGCAGATTTAATCTGCGAAGTCTCATACCCGGATTGGGTGGCGAACGTCGTACTCGTAAAGAAAGCCAACGGGAAATGGCGCATGTGCGTCGATTACACAGACCTCAATGCAGCGTGCCCTAAGGACCCGTACCCACTGCCAAGCATCGACCAACTCATAGACGCAACCGCCGGACATCTCATGCTCAGCTTCATGGACGCATTCTCAGGATACAATCAAATTAAAATGGCGCCGGAAGATTGTGAGAAAACCGCCTTCATCACGCATAGAGGAGTATACTGCTACAAGGTCATGCCTTTCGGCCTCATAAACGCGGGCGCCACCTACCAGTGCATGATGAATAAAATTTTCGCACCACAACTAGGGCGTAACATGGAAGTCTACGTCGACGACATGATCGTCAAATCCATGCTCCAGGAATCACACTTGGCTGACCTACGAGAATGTTTCGCCAATCTTAGGCAGCACAACATGAAACTCAACCCGGACAAATGCACTTTTGCCTTGGAAGCGGGGAAATTCTTAGGTTTTCTGGTAAGCCAACGCGGGATCGAGGCCAACCCGGAAAAAATCCAGGCCATCATTGACATGCAGCCCCCGAAGACCATCAAGGACGTTCAATGCCTCACGGGACGCCTCGCGGCGTTGCGACGGTTCATATCAAAGCTGGCAGAGCGGTGTCTTCCATTTTTCGACACCCTTAAAGGAGCGCTCAAGACCAAGAAGCTTACATGGACGGACGAATGTCAAAAAGCCTTCGAGGACCTGAAACAGTACCTAGCATCCGCACCACTCTTAACGACCGCGTCCCCAAGCGAACCGTTGTCATTATGCTTGTCAGTTTCCGACAAAGCCGTGGGGGCGGTCCTCATCAAGGAGGTAGAAGCGACGCAAAGACCGGTTTATTATGTAAGCCAAACACTCAAGGATGCAGAAACCCGCTACCCCAACACAGAAAAAGCAGCCCTAGCCCTTGTTATGGCAAGCAGGAAACTCCGCCACTACTTCCAAGGACGAGAAATCCGAGTCATCACCAATCAACCCTTGCGCAAAATCCTCCACAAGCCCGAGCTGTCAGGACGGCTTATTAACTGGGCGATCGAGCTCAGTCAATTCCACCTCACATACGTCCCGAGGACCGCGATCAAAGCACAGGCCCTAGCAGATTTCGTCGTGGAATGTAACTTTACCCAGCCAGAGGAGACAACACCGGAAAGCCACACACCCATCCCGGTCACGGAGGGATGGAAGCTTTACGTGGATGGTTCCGCGACCAATAATAGGTGCGGAGCCGGGGCGATACTTATTAGCCCAGATGGATTCTGCATCAAGCAAGCCCTCCAGCTCAATTTCAAAGCCACTAACAACCAGGCGGAATACGAGGCCCTACTCACGGGTCTAGACCTCGCCCTCACTTTGCAACTGCAAAATCTAATCATATACAGTGACTCCCAGCTAGTAGTACGCCAAACAACAGGTGACTACGCGGTCAAAGATTCAACATTAGCCCGCTACCAACAACAAGTACAGACCCGCCTGTCTACATTCAAAAGCTACCAGCTCCACCAAATCAACCGCGAAGACAATTCCATAGCAGACAGCCTATCTAAACTTCTAGAGGGGGAATACACAACAGCGGATGGTCCCGTATATTTCTTATCCCTCCCACATCCCTCCATAGAGCCAAAGGAACAATTCAACATCACTCTCGACGAAGACAACTGGATGACCCCGCTCATCGCCTACATCCGCCACGGGACCCTCCCAACGGACCATAGCAAAGCCAGGCAGGTCAAGGCACACGCAGCCAAGTTTTTCCTACAAGACAACATCCTCTACCGTCGAAACTTCGACTCACCCATTCTCAAgtgtgttgatgatgatgaggcaACATATTGCATGAGGGAGGTCCACGAGGGCATATGCGGAGATCACATGGCGGGCAAAGCTCTCACACACAAAATCTTACGCCAGGGTTACTACTGGCCAACCATGGCAAAGGACTGTAAAGCATTCGTCAGGGCGTGTCACCAATGCCAGCTCTTCAGCAATGTTCCGCGCACAGCCCCCGCAGTACCCGTTTCCATACTTTCCCCCATCCCATTTGCCGTATGGGGGATCGACATTATGGGACCATTCCCCAAGGCTCGCGGAGAACTCCAATTCGTGATGGTGGCCATCGATTACATGACAAAATGGGCAGAAGCCAAGGCACTCAGGACCATTACTCAAGAGGACGCAATCAGATTTGTCCGCAACCAGATAATCACCCGTTTTGGTATCCCCACAACCCTCATCTTTGATAACAGGACACAATTTGTGGGTAAGAAGTTCACAACCTTCCTCTCCGATCACGGGATCAAACACAAAAAAGCATCAGTCTGCCACCCGCAAAGTAACGGGCAAGTAGAAGTCACCAACCGCATTATTCTTCGCGGGCTCAAAAAAACCCTTACAGAATCCAAGAAAAAATGGCCAGAGCACCTACCTCAAGTCTTATGCTCTTACCGCACCACACAAAAAACAAGCACGGGAGAAACACCGTTTAAACTAGCCTTCGGCGCAGAGGCACTAGCACCAGTCGAAATAGGGTCACCTTCCTTCCGTCTGCAAAATTTCAACATCAATGATAGCATTGAGGGAATGCGGACCAACTTGGAGCTACTTGATGAAGTACGAGCGGAGGCGGTACAGAAAATGGAGCTCTACAAAGAAAAGACAAGGGATTTCTTCGGAAAAAGGGTCCGAATGCGGGCATTTCAGGTGGGCGATTTGGTCAACCGAGCAACCGAGGCATCAGACCCACGCCACACGGGCAAGCTCATGCCTAAGTGGGAAGGTCCATACAAAATCGCACAAATCATCCGTCCCGGCTCCTACAAGTTATCCCGCCTAGATGGCACGGAGGTCAACAATACTTGGCACGCAGAGAAGCTCAAGAAATATTATCAGTAG